A stretch of the Kroppenstedtia eburnea genome encodes the following:
- a CDS encoding SDR family oxidoreductase, whose product MKSNYKSLLDLTGKSVIVTGGLGILGRRFCTALAEFGANVAVIDLDTEAAQEFATQLSQTYQTDCIGIGCDVSSPIAVKRMVQKVIQHFGQIDILHNNAATKTDDLEAYFMPFEQYSLDQWRRVMAVNLDGMFLVAQQVGREMVKRGVGGSMIFTASIYGLVAPDHRIYRGAFYSGHAINTPAVYSASKAALYGLTKYLSTYWAKEGIRVNMLTLGGVESGQNEMFKRQYALRTPLARMGRADEMVSALIFLASEASSYVTGQNVVIDGGLSSW is encoded by the coding sequence ATGAAATCCAACTATAAATCCCTATTGGACCTTACTGGTAAAAGTGTCATTGTCACTGGAGGATTGGGTATTTTAGGACGACGCTTTTGCACAGCTTTGGCTGAATTTGGAGCCAATGTGGCGGTCATCGATCTGGACACAGAGGCGGCCCAAGAATTTGCCACACAGCTGTCGCAGACCTATCAAACCGATTGCATCGGGATCGGATGTGATGTTTCTTCTCCCATCGCAGTCAAAAGGATGGTACAAAAAGTGATTCAACATTTTGGGCAGATCGATATTTTGCACAACAATGCGGCTACGAAAACAGACGATTTGGAAGCTTATTTTATGCCGTTTGAACAGTATTCCCTCGATCAGTGGCGACGAGTGATGGCTGTCAATCTGGATGGGATGTTTCTAGTGGCACAACAGGTCGGTAGAGAGATGGTCAAGCGAGGTGTGGGTGGCAGTATGATCTTCACGGCATCGATTTATGGGTTGGTGGCACCGGATCATCGCATTTACCGAGGCGCTTTTTACTCGGGGCACGCGATCAATACACCGGCAGTCTATTCAGCTTCCAAAGCGGCGCTTTATGGATTGACCAAGTATCTATCCACCTATTGGGCGAAGGAAGGGATTCGTGTCAATATGCTGACATTGGGTGGGGTGGAAAGCGGTCAGAACGAAATGTTTAAAAGGCAGTATGCCCTTCGTACCCCGCTCGCTCGCATGGGTCGGGCAGATGAAATGGTTAGTGCTCTCATCTTTCTGGCTTCGGAGGCTTCCAGCTATGTGACTGGTCAAAATGTTGTGATTGATGGGGGATTGTCATCCTGGTAG
- a CDS encoding class I SAM-dependent methyltransferase translates to MGIRHLQGLAQLKRPARIFVIDPSRSSLKKAQAFFETLRNRRGHRVEFLQRLEDAPFHFDVTIVSTTARVRHSVIEQLLHQKRVRFLILEKFLFQKRDHFSSIGRLLEKENVPAWVNCPLRTMPFFKYLKEKIQGKGTLNFCVSGSNIGMATNSIHHLDVAAYLIDRYEWRLDGSMLDKEIQESKRNGFIEFTGTLSGGSTAGDHVRLTSYRTGQTPLRIQICTPKLRCLIDLNAKKAWLSEEETQWVWTETEFSIPLQSERTHLVTEQILVEGFSDLPTYADSCRVHLPLLQAFLSHLRTVQGGDETCPIT, encoded by the coding sequence ATGGGAATCCGGCATTTGCAAGGACTTGCTCAATTGAAGCGACCAGCACGGATATTTGTCATCGATCCTTCCCGTTCTTCACTAAAAAAAGCGCAAGCTTTCTTTGAAACCTTAAGAAACCGCAGGGGTCATCGAGTTGAATTTCTGCAGCGATTGGAGGATGCCCCTTTCCATTTTGATGTCACCATTGTGTCTACAACAGCCCGTGTCCGGCACTCTGTCATCGAGCAACTTCTACATCAGAAACGGGTCCGTTTTCTCATCCTGGAAAAATTTTTATTTCAAAAACGGGACCATTTTTCTTCAATCGGGAGGTTGCTGGAGAAGGAGAATGTACCTGCTTGGGTCAATTGTCCTTTGAGGACGATGCCTTTCTTTAAATATTTAAAAGAGAAGATCCAAGGCAAGGGAACACTCAATTTCTGTGTAAGTGGATCAAATATCGGAATGGCCACCAACAGCATTCACCATCTAGATGTAGCTGCCTATTTGATTGATCGGTATGAATGGCGGTTGGATGGTTCAATGTTGGATAAGGAGATTCAGGAAAGCAAACGGAATGGTTTCATTGAGTTTACCGGCACACTATCCGGCGGAAGCACTGCTGGTGATCATGTCCGTCTCACATCGTATCGGACAGGGCAGACCCCTTTGCGGATTCAGATCTGTACTCCGAAGCTGCGGTGCCTCATCGATTTGAACGCAAAAAAAGCATGGCTGTCCGAAGAAGAGACGCAGTGGGTATGGACCGAGACGGAATTTTCGATTCCATTACAGAGCGAGCGCACCCATCTGGTCACGGAACAGATTCTAGTGGAAGGGTTTTCCGATTTGCCCACTTATGCTGATTCGTGTCGTGTGCATCTTCCGTTACTGCAAGCCTTTCTCTCTCACCTTCGCACTGTCCAAGGAGGTGATGAGACTTGTCCCATCACCTAG
- a CDS encoding myo-inositol 2-dehydrogenase — protein MAKAYAEVLKAFCLPFDVVGRSESSVGSFMKETGVPARSGGVEEVVGRRPRLPGFAIVAVDVEQLAPATLFLLRMGVKNLLVEKPGGLNGEEIAEVAREAKEQQANVYIAYNRRFYASVRKARQMIERDGGVCSFTFDFSERSDLVAVSSHSPEVKKAWFLANSSHVVDLAFYLGGEPKEICCYTAGGLIWHPTASVFSGAGVTEEGGLFSYHANWEAPGRWGIEMMTKQHRLILRPLEALYAQKPGAFNIEEIKLDDELDHLFKPGLFRQVRAFLKGECTELVTIEQHAKRTANLFSLIGKA, from the coding sequence ATGGCCAAAGCTTATGCCGAAGTGTTAAAAGCTTTTTGTCTTCCTTTTGATGTTGTTGGACGCAGCGAAAGTTCCGTGGGTTCGTTTATGAAAGAGACTGGCGTTCCGGCCCGGTCTGGAGGGGTGGAGGAGGTCGTGGGACGGCGACCGCGACTTCCCGGATTCGCCATCGTCGCAGTGGATGTCGAACAGCTCGCTCCTGCTACTCTTTTCCTGCTGCGGATGGGTGTAAAGAACCTATTGGTGGAGAAACCGGGTGGGTTAAATGGAGAGGAGATCGCTGAGGTCGCACGAGAGGCAAAAGAGCAGCAGGCGAATGTGTATATCGCCTATAATCGCCGCTTTTACGCCTCAGTTCGAAAAGCACGGCAGATGATCGAGAGGGATGGCGGTGTATGTTCCTTTACATTCGATTTCAGCGAACGGAGTGATCTGGTTGCTGTTTCTTCCCATTCTCCTGAGGTGAAGAAGGCTTGGTTTCTTGCCAACTCTTCCCATGTCGTTGATCTCGCCTTTTATTTGGGTGGAGAGCCGAAGGAAATTTGTTGTTATACAGCGGGTGGATTGATTTGGCATCCGACCGCTTCGGTTTTTAGTGGGGCGGGGGTAACGGAAGAAGGGGGCTTGTTTTCGTATCATGCTAATTGGGAAGCCCCTGGGCGCTGGGGTATCGAGATGATGACCAAACAACACCGTCTGATCTTAAGACCTTTGGAAGCATTATATGCGCAGAAGCCAGGTGCTTTCAATATTGAAGAAATCAAACTGGACGACGAACTAGATCATCTCTTTAAGCCAGGGCTTTTTCGACAGGTGAGAGCTTTTCTCAAGGGAGAATGCACGGAACTGGTCACCATTGAACAGCATGCGAAGCGAACGGCAAATCTTTTTTCATTAATCGGAAAAGCTTAA
- a CDS encoding acetyltransferase, with translation MIGIIGTGGHAKVILDIFQNSNRKQLFEFFTSSRSNIDPIFHAYAVYKDQQDILLQSHSRIKKWHVAIGNPLVRKSKIEFLQSYHRHVISAIHRQAILANDIHIGEGTSIMAGAVVNPSVHIGTGCIINTTVSLDHDCLIGEYVNIGPGSKLAGGVQVGSLTELGTGAIVIPNKTIGKKCIIAAGAVVVNNIPDGSIAMGVPAKVVAIRSP, from the coding sequence ATGATTGGCATTATCGGTACTGGTGGACATGCGAAGGTAATCCTCGACATTTTTCAAAATAGTAACAGGAAGCAGCTGTTTGAATTTTTTACGTCATCCCGATCTAACATCGATCCGATTTTTCATGCCTATGCCGTTTACAAAGATCAACAAGATATCCTATTGCAAAGCCATTCTCGTATTAAAAAATGGCATGTTGCTATAGGGAATCCACTGGTGAGAAAGAGTAAAATTGAATTTCTGCAAAGTTATCACAGACATGTGATATCCGCTATTCATAGGCAGGCGATTTTAGCGAACGACATTCACATTGGGGAAGGTACTTCGATCATGGCGGGGGCAGTTGTCAATCCTTCTGTTCATATTGGTACAGGATGTATTATCAATACAACCGTCAGCTTGGATCATGATTGCCTAATAGGTGAATACGTCAACATTGGGCCGGGGAGTAAGTTGGCCGGAGGTGTTCAAGTCGGGTCTTTAACTGAGCTGGGGACAGGTGCCATTGTTATACCTAATAAAACGATCGGGAAAAAATGTATCATTGCTGCTGGCGCTGTTGTAGTCAACAACATCCCCGATGGAAGTATTGCGATGGGCGTACCCGCTAAAGTTGTTGCGATAAGGTCGCCTTAA
- a CDS encoding IS256 family transposase → MKSLHEREGKFQNDTIQLSLTQIMESAKEGLLALAVQTGLQVFQAMMQEEVTQLAGPKGKHNPNRKAVRHGVEQGSVVLGGRKVRVEKPRVRSVEGEELHLEVYQVFQDPSLLTDAALERMIHGLSTRNYEQGLGADRCGWESKFHQQKYDQPSLCGRNREKAGRAPGRRLDDRRYPALMIDGVVMADHTVVVALGVDEEGKKHILGLWEGATENAPVCKSFLMDLVDRGLSTDRGILVIIDGSKALRSAIRDVLGKQAVVQRCQVHKLRNVLDHLPERERGWVERKIKEAWRQPDADKAHRALKRLANQLDEVHPGAAASLREGMEETLTVIRLGLSELLQTTLRSTNAIESAFKTVRDVSRNVKRWRNGQQVLRWSAAGLLEAETRFRRIKGYRQLPLLKQALEQHIDSEPKENKPITA, encoded by the coding sequence ATGAAAAGCTTACACGAAAGAGAAGGAAAGTTCCAGAACGATACGATTCAGCTTTCGCTGACGCAGATCATGGAATCGGCGAAAGAGGGATTGCTGGCATTGGCTGTACAAACTGGGCTCCAGGTGTTCCAAGCCATGATGCAAGAGGAGGTCACCCAGCTGGCGGGGCCCAAGGGAAAACACAACCCGAATCGAAAAGCGGTTCGGCACGGGGTGGAACAAGGGTCTGTTGTTTTGGGAGGACGAAAAGTTCGGGTGGAAAAGCCCCGGGTTCGTTCTGTGGAGGGAGAGGAACTTCACTTGGAAGTGTATCAAGTGTTTCAAGATCCTTCTCTGCTGACCGATGCTGCGCTGGAACGTATGATCCACGGATTGTCCACACGAAACTATGAACAGGGCCTCGGAGCCGACAGGTGTGGATGGGAAAGCAAGTTCCACCAGCAAAAGTACGATCAGCCGTCGCTTTGTGGAAGGAACCGGGAAAAAGCTGGCCGAGCTCCCGGACGTCGTCTGGATGACCGACGGTATCCCGCTTTGATGATCGATGGCGTTGTCATGGCGGATCACACCGTGGTCGTGGCTCTGGGGGTCGATGAGGAAGGAAAGAAGCACATCCTGGGCCTTTGGGAAGGAGCGACCGAGAACGCCCCAGTTTGCAAGTCTTTTCTTATGGATTTGGTGGATCGCGGACTTTCAACAGACCGTGGGATCCTGGTCATCATTGACGGGAGCAAGGCTCTCCGTTCCGCCATCCGTGATGTACTCGGAAAGCAGGCGGTCGTTCAACGATGTCAAGTCCATAAGCTACGAAACGTTCTGGATCACCTTCCAGAGCGGGAACGGGGCTGGGTGGAACGAAAGATCAAGGAAGCGTGGAGACAGCCGGATGCAGACAAAGCCCATCGCGCTTTAAAGCGGCTGGCCAACCAGTTGGATGAGGTGCATCCGGGGGCCGCGGCCAGCCTTCGGGAAGGCATGGAAGAGACGTTGACTGTCATCCGTCTGGGTTTGTCCGAGCTTCTGCAAACAACCCTGAGATCAACCAACGCGATTGAATCCGCTTTTAAGACCGTGCGGGACGTATCCCGGAATGTGAAGCGCTGGCGTAACGGTCAACAGGTGCTACGCTGGTCTGCCGCCGGTTTATTGGAAGCGGAGACCCGTTTTCGGAGGATCAAGGGGTACCGTCAACTTCCTCTGTTAAAACAGGCACTGGAACAACACATCGACAGCGAACCAAAGGAAAATAAGCCCATCACCGCGTAA
- the cas2 gene encoding CRISPR-associated endonuclease Cas2, whose amino-acid sequence MYVIITYDVGEKRVYKVCKKLREYLTWTQNSVFEGQIGKGKLTQCMHELDNIIHPQHDSIYLYQVNNQNHMKKTVFGREKGFDDLFL is encoded by the coding sequence GTGTATGTGATCATCACGTATGATGTGGGTGAGAAACGGGTGTACAAGGTTTGCAAAAAGCTAAGAGAATATTTAACATGGACTCAGAACTCCGTATTTGAAGGACAGATCGGGAAAGGGAAACTGACTCAGTGCATGCACGAGTTGGACAACATTATTCATCCGCAACATGACTCTATTTACCTGTATCAAGTAAACAATCAAAATCACATGAAAAAGACAGTATTCGGTCGAGAGAAGGGATTTGACGATCTGTTTTTGTAA
- the cas1b gene encoding type I-B CRISPR-associated endonuclease Cas1b — translation MSDHYIFSRGRLKRKHNTIYFESGEEGQKALPVERVDNLHIFGEVDLNSKLLNLLTKYDVRLHFYNYYGFYTGTYYPRTKNVSGFTVVQQSMHYLDPKKRYYMASAFVESGVHHMLRNLRRHKEKTGSYVDTIQAERVKIPDGRTIPELMGVEGRIRQTYYRSFNEILKSDFIFTKRSKQPPADPLNALISFGNSLMYTTVLAEVYKTALDPTVSFLHEPSSKRFSLSLDVAEIFKPLIVDPLIVSLVNNRVIGKKHFEDFEGIVLLNDQGKQRFIQEWEKKLATTVRHRTLKRKVSYRMFIRLECYKMIKHFIGDEPYRPLKAWW, via the coding sequence ATGAGTGATCATTATATTTTCTCCAGAGGTCGACTGAAGCGGAAGCACAATACGATTTATTTTGAATCCGGGGAAGAAGGGCAGAAAGCGCTCCCGGTGGAGCGGGTGGACAACCTGCATATCTTTGGCGAAGTGGACCTGAATTCCAAGTTGTTGAACTTGTTGACGAAGTATGACGTACGTCTCCACTTCTATAACTATTACGGTTTCTACACTGGCACCTACTATCCGCGCACTAAAAATGTATCGGGCTTTACGGTTGTGCAACAGAGTATGCATTATCTGGATCCGAAAAAACGGTATTACATGGCATCTGCCTTTGTGGAATCCGGAGTTCATCACATGTTGCGCAATTTACGCCGGCATAAAGAGAAAACCGGATCTTATGTGGATACCATTCAAGCGGAACGTGTTAAAATTCCTGATGGTCGGACGATTCCCGAGCTGATGGGAGTAGAAGGACGCATCAGGCAAACGTATTATCGAAGCTTCAACGAGATCTTAAAGTCTGACTTCATCTTTACAAAACGGAGCAAGCAACCGCCCGCCGATCCTCTGAATGCGCTCATTTCGTTTGGCAACAGTCTGATGTATACGACGGTATTGGCAGAAGTGTACAAGACAGCACTGGATCCGACGGTCAGTTTCCTCCATGAACCATCCAGCAAACGATTTTCCCTCAGTCTGGATGTGGCGGAGATATTTAAACCATTGATTGTCGATCCGTTAATCGTGTCTTTGGTGAACAATCGAGTCATAGGGAAGAAGCATTTTGAAGACTTTGAAGGAATAGTCCTATTGAATGATCAAGGGAAACAGCGGTTTATCCAAGAGTGGGAAAAGAAATTGGCGACCACGGTAAGGCACAGGACTCTCAAACGAAAAGTGTCCTACCGGATGTTCATTCGTTTGGAATGTTATAAGATGATTAAACATTTCATCGGTGATGAACCGTATCGCCCGTTGAAGGCGTGGTGGTGA
- the cas4 gene encoding CRISPR-associated protein Cas4: MTTSISGVQVYYYSVCKRKLWLFSKGITFENEHDRVLEGKVLHERSYPYLERKEQLIDNTFKIDAVEGEYVREVKISSKMANADRMQVLYYLDQLRQRGVNKKGLISYTKERKTEEIELTPVEERKLKESLQKILDLLDQPIPPPFKRLPYCNQCAYHSFCYAREETEE; this comes from the coding sequence ATGACGACCTCCATCAGCGGGGTTCAGGTTTATTATTACAGTGTCTGTAAGAGGAAATTGTGGTTGTTCTCCAAAGGGATCACTTTTGAGAACGAACACGATCGTGTCCTGGAAGGAAAGGTGCTACACGAACGTTCGTATCCATATTTGGAACGGAAAGAGCAATTGATTGACAATACTTTTAAAATCGATGCCGTTGAAGGCGAATACGTGCGCGAAGTGAAAATTTCCAGCAAGATGGCCAATGCGGATCGCATGCAAGTGTTGTATTACCTAGATCAATTACGCCAGCGTGGGGTGAATAAAAAAGGCTTGATCAGTTACACCAAAGAACGGAAAACAGAGGAAATCGAACTGACTCCCGTGGAGGAAAGAAAGTTGAAGGAGAGTTTGCAAAAAATCCTTGACTTGTTGGATCAGCCAATTCCCCCTCCCTTCAAGCGTTTACCCTATTGCAATCAATGTGCATACCACTCTTTTTGCTATGCCCGGGAGGAGACGGAAGAATGA
- the cas3 gene encoding CRISPR-associated helicase Cas3', with translation MYAKSNPVETIREHTDRLLVEYERLRQAYGSQLNILSARDWELLKIMVDYHDAGKADGVFQNKICRYLGEEGSSVAHDRSVPHNYLSVGLIPFAHYNLSEDEKRLVILSVGYHHERKQQPEKAFIREVLETDLLPKRDAISRHMNLPLAERVSLEFVDYLERRYTPSDPSFFRYVMLKGLLHRLDHAASAHVPVEAGVKEHIGVYVNRFMQDRCFQKNELQIFAEGNRDRNVIAIAQTGMGKTEAALLWAGEDKVFFTLPLRVSINAIYNRITDAEGMAYPAAGLLHSTARDYLDENGGEFWEKLYDQSRQLSNKLLLTTIDQILKFPFYYRGFEKELAAMAGAKVVIDEIQAYDPDIAAMLIKSLEMIHRVGGRFMVMTATMPTLYMEELGASDVIELDSVVQGEFVDPGLTRHRIQLRDGAVEDHLAEIAERGRDRQVLVIVNTVRRAVQLYEEIGKMAGDSVYLLHSRFTREDRQLLERAIQHFNKKEKRPGIWITTQLVEASVDIDFDELHTELSVLDSFFQRLGRCYRKRKLNHDQPNVYVYTDLNHISGIGTNNVYDRSLVEKGLALLEKYDGLILDETSKVEMVRKLYDRNYLEGTDFLERFDEAMDFFDNMDPYKLTEKEAQQKLRKIQNLTVIPRSLFDEWVDRLEVYKTALRSEKQSIRREIERKTISIPRSMFFGKDEVGDPLSKRLLHRVVDDPRDPLSDVWVLDAHYDFDRETLQGKGISFQIEEQDLFT, from the coding sequence GTGTATGCCAAGTCCAATCCGGTCGAAACGATTCGGGAACATACCGACCGGTTGCTGGTGGAGTATGAACGGTTGCGGCAAGCCTACGGCAGTCAGTTAAATATATTATCCGCCCGGGATTGGGAACTTCTCAAGATCATGGTGGACTACCATGATGCAGGCAAGGCGGACGGGGTGTTTCAGAACAAGATTTGCCGATACCTCGGGGAAGAAGGATCTTCCGTGGCCCATGACCGCTCTGTGCCCCACAATTATCTGTCCGTCGGGCTCATTCCTTTTGCCCACTACAATCTTTCGGAAGATGAGAAGCGTCTTGTCATCCTTAGCGTCGGTTACCATCATGAACGGAAGCAGCAGCCCGAGAAGGCCTTTATCCGGGAAGTACTGGAAACGGATTTACTGCCGAAACGAGATGCGATCAGCCGTCATATGAACCTGCCGCTGGCGGAGCGGGTATCATTGGAATTTGTCGATTATCTGGAGAGGCGATACACCCCCTCCGATCCGTCTTTTTTCCGCTATGTCATGCTGAAAGGGTTGCTGCACCGTCTGGATCATGCCGCTTCCGCCCATGTGCCGGTGGAAGCTGGAGTGAAGGAACATATCGGTGTCTATGTTAATCGGTTTATGCAAGACCGATGTTTTCAAAAAAACGAACTGCAGATCTTTGCGGAAGGGAACAGGGATCGTAATGTGATCGCCATCGCCCAGACCGGGATGGGTAAAACGGAAGCGGCTCTGCTGTGGGCCGGGGAGGATAAGGTGTTTTTCACTTTACCGCTCAGAGTGAGCATCAACGCCATTTACAACCGCATCACCGATGCCGAAGGCATGGCTTACCCTGCGGCCGGTTTGCTCCATTCCACGGCAAGAGACTACCTGGATGAAAACGGAGGAGAATTTTGGGAGAAGCTGTACGACCAATCCCGGCAACTCTCCAACAAACTGCTGCTGACCACGATCGACCAAATCCTGAAGTTTCCGTTTTATTACCGCGGCTTTGAAAAAGAACTGGCCGCGATGGCCGGCGCCAAAGTGGTGATCGATGAAATCCAGGCGTACGACCCGGATATCGCGGCGATGCTAATTAAGTCCCTGGAGATGATCCATCGGGTGGGGGGCCGCTTCATGGTGATGACCGCCACGATGCCCACGCTGTATATGGAAGAATTGGGCGCATCGGATGTGATTGAGCTGGACAGCGTGGTCCAGGGCGAATTTGTCGATCCCGGTTTAACCCGCCATCGCATTCAATTGCGTGACGGCGCTGTGGAGGATCACCTGGCGGAAATCGCCGAAAGGGGAAGGGACCGGCAAGTACTGGTCATCGTCAACACTGTGCGCCGGGCGGTTCAATTATATGAGGAAATCGGAAAGATGGCCGGTGACAGCGTCTATTTACTTCACTCCCGCTTTACCAGGGAGGACCGGCAACTGTTGGAAAGAGCCATTCAGCATTTCAATAAGAAAGAAAAACGGCCGGGGATTTGGATCACCACCCAGCTGGTGGAAGCGAGTGTGGACATCGACTTCGACGAATTGCATACCGAACTGTCTGTACTGGACAGTTTTTTCCAACGGTTGGGCCGCTGTTACCGCAAGCGAAAGCTGAATCACGACCAGCCCAACGTCTATGTGTATACCGACCTCAATCACATTTCCGGCATAGGTACCAACAATGTGTATGACCGTTCCTTGGTGGAAAAGGGATTGGCGTTGCTTGAAAAATATGATGGACTCATCTTGGATGAGACGTCCAAAGTGGAGATGGTACGCAAACTATATGATCGCAACTATCTGGAAGGTACCGATTTTCTGGAACGTTTCGATGAAGCCATGGATTTCTTCGACAACATGGATCCCTACAAATTGACGGAAAAAGAAGCACAACAAAAGCTGCGAAAAATCCAAAACCTCACGGTCATACCCAGAAGTTTGTTTGATGAATGGGTTGACCGGCTGGAAGTATACAAAACAGCCCTCCGATCGGAAAAACAATCGATCAGAAGAGAGATAGAGCGAAAAACAATCAGTATACCTAGATCCATGTTTTTCGGAAAAGACGAGGTAGGTGATCCGTTAAGCAAAAGGCTCCTACACAGGGTCGTGGACGATCCGCGGGATCCGTTGAGCGATGTCTGGGTATTGGATGCCCATTACGATTTTGATCGGGAGACACTTCAAGGTAAGGGGATCTCCTTTCAAATCGAAGAGCAGGATTTATTCACTTGA
- the cas5b gene encoding type I-B CRISPR-associated protein Cas5b has translation MKVLRLRLFQETACYKKPLAFKVGETYPLPPYATVKGWAHALLGADRFIPMRISVQGCYEAKMMDYQTHYLFKKRDVDEFPLVLDGLGHKTYSYQNMTKMPLYIHLLYRVKLLMHIGAEEDVLQRLQERIEHAEEHFSLGRWEDLARVDECRLTEVRQLEDEKMLPMNAYVPRRLVTHKRHVPYLLNWKYDIHNGVRRWEKIPVGYVLAGLSLTPGQALVDDADDPVIFHDQ, from the coding sequence ATGAAGGTACTGCGGTTGAGATTGTTTCAAGAGACCGCCTGTTACAAAAAGCCGCTGGCCTTTAAAGTGGGGGAGACGTACCCGCTTCCCCCTTATGCCACGGTGAAAGGATGGGCCCATGCACTGCTCGGTGCCGATCGGTTCATTCCGATGCGCATCAGTGTGCAGGGATGTTATGAGGCGAAGATGATGGATTATCAGACCCACTATCTGTTCAAAAAACGGGATGTGGATGAGTTTCCACTGGTGTTGGACGGTTTGGGACACAAGACCTACTCTTACCAAAACATGACGAAGATGCCTCTGTACATCCATCTACTGTACAGGGTGAAGCTCTTGATGCATATCGGGGCGGAGGAGGATGTGCTGCAGCGGTTGCAGGAGCGGATTGAACATGCGGAGGAGCACTTCAGCCTCGGACGGTGGGAGGATCTGGCGCGTGTCGATGAATGTCGCCTCACTGAGGTGCGGCAGCTGGAGGATGAAAAAATGTTGCCAATGAATGCCTACGTACCTCGTCGGCTTGTAACACATAAACGACACGTTCCCTACCTGTTGAACTGGAAATACGACATTCACAACGGGGTTCGCCGTTGGGAAAAGATACCTGTCGGCTACGTGCTGGCCGGTCTGTCGCTGACACCTGGCCAGGCACTGGTCGATGATGCAGATGATCCGGTCATTTTCCACGATCAGTGA
- the cas7i gene encoding type I-B CRISPR-associated protein Cas7/Cst2/DevR — MGKALSFTGVFQANSLNYGEGIANISELKKFHRANGEVYTFASRQSLRYDIVRLGNQLYGWNRETVDKASGVIQFKKDVTIKDSVEMDLFGYLKTAKQSQKRPAVARLSHAISLEPYRSDMDFLNNMGLAERIGETPNLANIEQHESLYTYTLTLDLDRVGVDPNGEVELAAETKATRVRQLLNIMKILNREIRGRQENLAPLFVIGGVYDVANPFFLGKVKLNQDVKGFALDLKPIQSTMEQTFAGSSVSEQTRIGLISGIFDNEAAFRDAFGESVDSVESFFRRLAEDVSDHYGVHL; from the coding sequence ATGGGTAAGGCGCTGTCGTTTACAGGTGTGTTTCAGGCCAATTCTCTGAACTACGGGGAAGGGATCGCCAACATTTCGGAGTTGAAAAAGTTTCATCGAGCCAACGGGGAGGTATACACCTTTGCCTCCCGGCAAAGCTTGCGCTACGACATTGTCCGGCTGGGCAACCAGCTGTACGGTTGGAACCGGGAGACGGTGGACAAAGCGAGTGGTGTGATCCAATTCAAAAAGGATGTTACCATCAAAGACTCGGTGGAGATGGACTTGTTCGGCTATTTAAAAACAGCTAAGCAGTCACAAAAGCGTCCCGCCGTGGCCCGGCTCAGTCACGCCATCTCCTTGGAGCCGTACCGCAGCGATATGGATTTTCTAAATAACATGGGGCTGGCGGAGCGAATCGGAGAGACTCCCAACCTGGCCAATATCGAGCAACATGAAAGTCTGTACACATATACTCTGACCCTGGATTTGGATCGTGTTGGCGTCGATCCCAACGGAGAGGTCGAATTGGCTGCAGAGACGAAGGCGACCCGTGTCAGACAACTGCTGAACATTATGAAGATCTTAAATCGCGAAATCCGAGGCCGGCAGGAAAACTTAGCGCCGCTCTTTGTCATTGGCGGTGTGTATGATGTGGCCAATCCTTTTTTCCTCGGGAAGGTGAAGCTCAATCAGGATGTGAAGGGATTCGCCCTTGATCTCAAACCGATTCAGTCGACGATGGAGCAAACTTTTGCTGGAAGTTCCGTCAGCGAGCAGACGCGCATTGGTTTAATCTCCGGGATCTTTGATAACGAAGCGGCTTTTCGTGATGCATTCGGAGAGAGTGTGGATTCGGTGGAATCTTTTTTCCGCAGGCTGGCTGAAGACGTGTCGGATCATTATGGAGTCCATTTATGA